The following are encoded in a window of Aromatoleum petrolei genomic DNA:
- a CDS encoding DUF1329 domain-containing protein yields the protein MKALRTTGLLTLALAAGAALAAAPQDADRLGKDLTPLGGEKAANKDNSIPGWQDGGALSPGWAYGKPRGNFFKYKDDKPLYTIDGSNADKYADKLGEGQRALLKTLKNYRMDVYPTHRHCSAPDFVQDSTRKNITAAKLGSDGWSLAEAVVPGVPFPVPTSGIEVLWNAKMKYAGVGITLPAQWTMLSPRASGGDWIEAKSTQTYYYPWGRKGAKKLSELPPVEYNTYFAYASPTALAGQALLVTSYTDKTGDTFYYFPGQRRVRRMPSYSYDAPQIGFENQYTMDEPRVFNGPADRFDWKLIGKKEMYVAYNAFGMYDPAADRHKVVTPEGVDAKAARYELHRVWVVEATAKSGVRHVAPKRRFYFDEDSWALMGAEDYDAQGKLWKVRESFLIPVAETGTCDNPAFVQYDLASGRVLYDQGSLGAGQDMAWATEPNDPKYRDDFYTPDNLRAISDR from the coding sequence CCTCAGGACGCCGACAGGCTCGGTAAGGATCTCACCCCGCTGGGTGGCGAGAAGGCCGCCAACAAGGACAACTCGATTCCTGGATGGCAGGACGGAGGCGCGCTCAGCCCCGGGTGGGCCTATGGAAAGCCGCGCGGCAACTTCTTCAAGTACAAGGATGACAAGCCGCTCTACACGATCGATGGCTCGAATGCCGACAAGTACGCGGACAAGCTGGGTGAAGGCCAGCGTGCCCTGCTCAAGACGCTGAAGAACTACCGCATGGACGTGTACCCGACGCATCGCCACTGCTCGGCGCCGGACTTCGTGCAGGACAGCACCCGGAAGAACATCACCGCAGCCAAGCTGGGAAGCGATGGCTGGAGCCTCGCCGAAGCGGTCGTGCCTGGCGTCCCGTTCCCGGTGCCGACGAGCGGAATCGAGGTGCTGTGGAACGCCAAGATGAAATACGCGGGCGTCGGCATCACCTTGCCCGCGCAGTGGACGATGCTCTCGCCGCGGGCGAGCGGCGGCGACTGGATCGAGGCGAAGTCGACGCAGACCTACTACTACCCGTGGGGACGCAAGGGCGCCAAGAAGCTCAGCGAACTGCCTCCAGTCGAGTACAACACCTATTTCGCCTACGCGTCGCCCACCGCGCTCGCCGGTCAGGCGCTGCTCGTCACCTCCTACACCGACAAGACGGGTGACACCTTCTACTACTTTCCAGGCCAGCGCCGTGTGCGCCGCATGCCGAGTTATTCGTACGACGCACCGCAGATCGGCTTCGAGAATCAATACACGATGGACGAGCCGCGCGTGTTCAACGGTCCGGCCGACCGGTTCGACTGGAAGCTGATCGGGAAGAAGGAGATGTATGTCGCGTACAACGCGTTCGGCATGTACGACCCGGCGGCTGACCGCCACAAGGTCGTGACCCCGGAGGGCGTCGATGCGAAGGCGGCGCGCTACGAGCTGCATCGCGTGTGGGTCGTCGAGGCGACGGCAAAAAGCGGCGTGCGCCACGTGGCGCCGAAGCGCCGGTTCTACTTCGACGAGGATTCGTGGGCGCTGATGGGAGCCGAGGATTACGACGCGCAGGGCAAGCTCTGGAAGGTGCGCGAAAGCTTCCTGATCCCCGTCGCCGAGACCGGCACCTGCGACAACCCGGCCTTCGTGCAGTACGACCTCGCGTCCGGCCGAGTGCTGTACGACCAGGGTTCGCTGGGCGCCGGGCAGGACATGGCGTGGGCGACCGAGCCGAACGATCCCAAGTACCGGGACGATTTCTACACGCCCGACAACCTGCGGGCGATCAGCGACCGCTGA